From a region of the Mobula hypostoma chromosome 6, sMobHyp1.1, whole genome shotgun sequence genome:
- the rprma gene encoding protein reprimo A, with protein sequence MNSTLVNQTASLVYSNRTDSLDSILRCCSGNYSSVVTDEGFVLTAPDERNLYIMRIVQIAVMCVLSLTVVFGIFFLGCNLLIKSEGMINFLVKDRRPSKEVEAIIVGPY encoded by the coding sequence ATGAATTCGACGCTAGTGAATCAAACTGCCAGTCTGGTGTACTCTAACCGCACCGATTCGCTGGATTCGATCCTTAGGTGCTGTAGCGGTAACTACTCCTCGGTGGTGACCGACGAGGGCTTCGTATTGACCGCTCCCGACGAGAGAAACCTTTACATCATGAGAATCGTCCAGATCGCAGTGATGTGTGTCCTCTCCCTCACTGTCGTTTTCGGGATATTTTTTCTCGGCTGTAATTTGCTGATCAAATCAGAAGGCATGATTAACTTTCTGGTCAAGGACAGGAGACCTTCCAAAGAGGTAGAAGCTATTATTGTCGGTCCATATTAA